TTGGTAGCCGGAGGGGTGACCGGCCCCGGCGAACTCGAGGCCTCTGAAAGTTCGATTCGCCAAACTTTAACAGCGGTGTCGTCCAGGTTGGGGTCGCCTTCAGTCGCTGAATAGACTGGTTCGAAGGAACGTGTGCCATCGTCCCGATAAATCTTGTAGAGCCCATCGCAAACGTAGGCGCGCCAACTGTTCTCAATCGGGAGCAGGTCGAGGACGTGGAAGTACTCATTACCGTAGAACCGTCCGCCAGGTCGGAAGGCCGGTTCAGTCCCAGGTTGAATATTCCAGAGTTGGAACGGGAGGTCGGAAGTCGACCGGTCGATTGGCTTGCCGGCCTCCGGAACCGCGCGTTGAAATCCGGGGTAGACATCTTCGGGATCGAACGTCATATCTCCGATACGGTGCGACTCGAGATAGGCCCGCAATGGGACAGCAGGACCAGTCAGCAAATCGATTCCAGGTTCGGCGGACCAACGAAATCGGAGGCCGTCGAGCGCTTCGGGCCAGTGGATGGCCGTCGACGATGTTGTCTGAGACATGGTGGTGGCGTCTCCGTTGTGGCAGCCTGCGATGCATAAAAGGGCGGTAAAGGCAGCGCCGCACTTTACGGCTGACGTAACGATCATGCCCGGTATGGCCCTCCACTTTGGTATGGCAGCGCGGACATCGTCTTCGTATGCCGCAATTTCGGCCTGAACTACTGGATCAGATTGTGTGAGATACGGGGGACGCGGTGGGAGTATTGATTGTGGAACTCGTCGCAGAAACGCGTCCAGAATCTTCCGGCGCCCGGCGCAGAACCGACGAAATGTCTTTCTATGACACCTCCGGTGTCTTGCCGATGCCGTTGGACCCCGTCAAGCGCTCCCACGAAAACCCCCTCGCCAAGGCCTGTCAGTCCATAAGTATCGCCGATGCCATCAGCCCTTCACGACACGAAACCGACGGCGACGGCGCGTCGGCCGGGGCATGGCCGACGACGGCGCTTCAACGACTGTTCATGCGTCAATAATCGATTTGCTGGGCAAATTCGGAGGTCATGGAGTAACTTCCGACCATGACATTCCGCAATGGCGTGATCGCGGCGGTCGGGGCCGTGCTCACCGCAGCCCTTGTGACCACCGTTCCTGCACTCGGGGCGACCGCGTTCACGATCAGCGGCACGCGCATTTTTCACGATCCGCCATACCCGGAGCAGCTCGTCCCGGAGGAGTTTGCCGGCTACGACGTCGAACACATCAAGTACCCGGCGTCGGTGTTCGGCATGGATCGGGGGATCGGGGCGGCCGCGAAACTGGTGGCATCCGGGGTGGACGAATTCGTCGGCACCGACGAAGCCATCATCGTCGCGGGTTTCAGCCAGGGCGCAATCGTCATCGCGTATGAGAAGAAGCGCCTGATGAAGCTCGGCGAGGACGAGCGGCCGACCGCGGACCAGTTGAAGTTCGTCACGGTCGGTGACCCGTCCGGCCCGAACGGCATCCTGCGGTGGATTCCGTTCCGCATCCCGATCATCGGGCTCACGCCGGTGCGGCCGCCGGACACGCCATACGACACCGACATCATCAACGGCGAGTACGACGGCTGGGCCGACTTCCCGGACCGGCCGTGGAATCTGCTGGCCACCGCCAACGCACTGATGGGCATCATCTACGTGCACGGCCGCTACGAGGACACGGTGGGCGGGATCGACCTGTCCACGGTGCCGGAGAAGAACATCGTCGAGACCGTGAACTCAGCGGGTGGCAAGACGACGAGGTATCTGATCCCCACCGAGAAACTGCCGCTGCTGCAACCCTTGCGGGATCTCGGGTTCCCCGAGGCGTTCGTCGCCGCCCTCGAGGTGCCGCTGCGCAAGATCATCGACGCCGCCTACAAGCGCAACGATCCGGTGCCGGTGACGACGCCCACCGAGGATGCGCCGGTGGTGGAGGATGAGCCGGGCGTCACGCCGGCCGTCGTCGAGGAGACCGACGAAACTCCCGGTGTCGAAAGCAATGTCGACCAGACAGCGGCACAAGACACGACACAGCAAGATACGACACAGCAGGACACAACACAGCAAGCCACGACACAGCGGCGCGGTATCGCCACCACGGCGAGTGCGACGGACGAAACCGCGAACGCGGAGGAACCCGCCGCGGTCACCGAAGATGTCGTCGAAGACGACGAGACCACCGAAGGCGTCACCGAATCCGAAGGTGTCACCGAATCCGAAGGTGTCACCGAATCCGAAGGCGTCACCGAATCCGAAGACGCCACCGAAGACGCCACCAAAGCCGACACGGTGGCCAGTGAGAACAACGCCACGCAGGCCGAGGAAACTGCAACAGAGGCCGACCAGACCGAGAAGGCAAAGCCGAACGCCAGGAAGGCAAAGCGGCCCCAGTTCAACCTGTTCAAGCCGAAGAAGACGACCCGGGTGTCGGTGCCGAAGGCCGAGCCCGCGACAACGGCCGAACCTGCGACCAAGCCGGACAACGATACCGACGACACGTCGGAGCCGTCGGACGACAAGGCAGCCGCCTGAGGCTACTTCGGCGCCACGAATCCCACGGGCCCGGGGGAGATGCAGACCGACAGCGCGGCGGTGTTGGCGCGCACGGTGATCGCGTCGCCGGCCCCGGGCAGGCGGACGAACACGCGGTTGAGGCCCGGGCGCACCGGAACCTTGACCTCGGGTCCTTCGGTCAGGGCCATGGTCAGTGACCCGTCGCTGTTGGCCAGATAGTTGATTTCGGCGGTCCAGTCGGCGGGCAGCAGGGGCCCGTCGAGGGGCATGACGACGGGTTCCTCGGTCTGCACCAGGTGACCGCAATTGGGTTGGGGCCCGGGAAGAATGGTGCGCACCCACGTCACCAGCGCGGGAACCAGGGTGCCGGTGCGGTCGAACATCCGCAGATCCGTTGTCGCCGACGCGAATTCAGGCCGCGGTGAGGCCAGCGCGAACATGTGGCTGGCCAGGTTCTCCGGATAGGCCACGCGCTGCAGGATCAGCGGGTCGACCTCCTGCTCCAGCAGCGGCGCATCCGAGGTGGACGCCAGGCTCGCCCGGGCATTGTCCAGGTAGGCCGGCACGGGGCTGTCGCGCCACACCCGCAGGAACGTCCACGTCGAGTACAGGCTGCTGGCCACGAAGAGCGCAGCGACAAGGACCACCACGACTGAGCGCGCCCGCGACGCCGACAGCCACGGCGAAACCCGGTTAGGCGCACACAATCCCACGGCCATCAACAGCGCCAGCACCACAACCAGATCGGGCAGATAACGCAGCGTCTGGGCCAGTTCCAGCGCGGTGAACCGCGATGACCGCATCAGGTAGATCGGCACCTGGCAGGCGACGGCATACCCGGCCGCGACGGCCAGCACCGGCCAGATTCGCTGCTTGCGCAGCAGCACCACGCCGACCGCACCCGCAAGAACGATCCAGCCCAGCACCATCACCGCCACGGGCGGGGTGGCCCATGGCGACGCCGGCGCCCACCGCTGCCACTCCCACGGGCCGCCTGCCAGTCCGGGCACGATGCCGTGGGTGATCGAGCGGCTCAGCAGATCACCGGTCATGGCCAGGTCGAAGCTCCACCGCTTCTGGTCGACGACGATCAGGTACACGCCGATCCAGGCGGCGGTCAGCGCCAGGCATGCCACCCACAACCGCAGGCCGCGCCGCCACACCTCGACCAGATCGAACGACGACGTCACATGGCCGAGCAACGCCACCACCGCGAACGCGACGAACGGGATCACCGCGGCCTTCTCGAAGAACAACAACCCGCCGAAGTAGACCAGCGCGCCGATGACCGCGTGGCGGATGTGTCCGGTCCGCACCAGCAGCACCGCCTCACCGGCCACCCAGGCCAGCGCGGCCAGCATCGGCAGCGAGTTGAGCGCCGCGGCCCACCACGCGAACCCCGGCACGGCCAGCGGGGTGAACAGCGCGAACGTCAGCGGCACCAGCAGCACCGGGCGCCAGCCGAGGATCACCCACAGCGCGCGCAGCAGCGCGAGCGACGCCAGAAGCTGCAGCACCACCAGGCTGAGCGCCGGCCACACCCACGAGAACGGCGCGAGCCGGGTGATGATCCCCGACACCAGGAACGCCGCGGGCATGACGTGCCCGTCGTGGTCGTCGAACAGGAACGACGGCGACAGCAGGCTTTGGGTGCCGGCACGGCCGACGAGGATGAGGTCGTCCCAGTAGAAATAGCCACCGAAAGCCAGTGCGGCCCGGACAACCAGTTGCAGCGCGATCAGCGCGGCGGCGGTGCGGGCGACCCTGTTCACTCTTGCCGACTGTACGGTCCGGGCCCGGCCACAACCGTCGTCGGTATGGTGTGGCGGTGCGAACTTTGGTGACTGGAGCGGCAGGTTTCATCGGATCGACGCTGGTAGACCGGCTGTTGGCGGATGGACACAGCGTTGTCGGCCTCGACGACCTCAGCTCGGGGCGGGCCGAGAACCTGCACGCCGCCGAGAACAGCGACCGGTTCGAGTTCGTCAAGGCCGACATCGTCGACGCGGACCTGACCGGCCTGCTCGCCGAGTTCGAACCCGAGGTGGTGTTCCATCTCGCCGCGCAGATCTCGGTCAAGCGTTCGGTGGACGATCCGCCGTTCGACGCGACGGTGAACGTGGTCGGCACGGTTCGCCTCGCCGAGGCCGCGCGGCTGGCGGGTGTGCGCAAGGTGGTGCACACGTCGTCGGGCGGCTCGGTGTACGGCACGCCGCCGGCCTACCCGACCAACGAGGACATGCCGGTGAACCCGGCGTCGCCGTACGCCGCGGGCAAGGTCGCGGGCGAGGTGTACCTCAACATGTATCGCAACCTCTACGACCTGGACTGCTCGCACATCGCGCCGGCCAACGTCTACGGGCCGCGGCAGGATCCGCACGGCGAGGCCGGCGTGGTGGCGATCTTCGCCCAGGCCCTGCTCGCCGGGCGGCCCACCAAGATCTTCGGTGATGGCAGCGACACCCGCGACTACGTCTTCGTCGACGACGTGGTCGACGCGTTCGTCCGCGCGGCCGGGCCCGCCGGTGGCGGTCAGCGCTTCAATGTCGGCACCGGCGTGGAGACCTCGACGCGCGAGCTGCACACGGCCATCGCCAAGGCTGTCGGGGCCGCGGACGAGCCGGAGTTCCACCCGCCGCGGCTGGGCGATCTGCGCAGATCCAGGCTCGACATCACGCGGGCGCGTGAGGTGTTGGGTTGGCAGCCGCAGGTGGCGTTGGCCGACGGCATCGCCAGGACGGTGGAGTTCTTCCGCAACAAATCTCAGTAAAAGATTGTGAGTACTCACTTACTGGGATAGCGTGGCGGCAACCGATGGAGGTCCGCCATGTCATACGACGTCATCGTCCGCAACGGCCTGTGGTTCGACGGGACGGGTAAGCCACCCCAGGTCCGCACACTCGGCATCCGCGACGGGGTCGTCGCCACGGTGTCGACCAAACCCCTCGACGAGGCCGGCTGCCCCGAGGTGATCGACGCCGGCGGCAAGTGGGTGGTGCCCGGTTTCATTGACGTGCACACCCACTACGACGCCGAGGTTCTGCTCGATCCCGGCCTGCGTGAGTCGGTGCGCCACGGCGTCACCACGGTGCTGCTGGGCATGTGTTCGCTGTCGACGGTGTACTCCGAGGCCGAGGACGCCGCCGACCTGTTCAGTCGCGTGGAGGCGGTGCCCCGCCAGTTCGTCCTCGGCGCGCTGCAGTCCCACAAGACCTGGTCGAACCCCGCCGAGTACGTCGCGGCGATCGACGCGCTGCCGCTCGGCCCGAACATCGCGTCGCTGCTGGGACATTCGGATC
This region of Mycolicibacterium goodii genomic DNA includes:
- the galE1 gene encoding GDP-mannose 4,6-dehydratase codes for the protein MRTLVTGAAGFIGSTLVDRLLADGHSVVGLDDLSSGRAENLHAAENSDRFEFVKADIVDADLTGLLAEFEPEVVFHLAAQISVKRSVDDPPFDATVNVVGTVRLAEAARLAGVRKVVHTSSGGSVYGTPPAYPTNEDMPVNPASPYAAGKVAGEVYLNMYRNLYDLDCSHIAPANVYGPRQDPHGEAGVVAIFAQALLAGRPTKIFGDGSDTRDYVFVDDVVDAFVRAAGPAGGGQRFNVGTGVETSTRELHTAIAKAVGAADEPEFHPPRLGDLRRSRLDITRAREVLGWQPQVALADGIARTVEFFRNKSQ
- a CDS encoding PE-PPE domain-containing protein; translation: MTFRNGVIAAVGAVLTAALVTTVPALGATAFTISGTRIFHDPPYPEQLVPEEFAGYDVEHIKYPASVFGMDRGIGAAAKLVASGVDEFVGTDEAIIVAGFSQGAIVIAYEKKRLMKLGEDERPTADQLKFVTVGDPSGPNGILRWIPFRIPIIGLTPVRPPDTPYDTDIINGEYDGWADFPDRPWNLLATANALMGIIYVHGRYEDTVGGIDLSTVPEKNIVETVNSAGGKTTRYLIPTEKLPLLQPLRDLGFPEAFVAALEVPLRKIIDAAYKRNDPVPVTTPTEDAPVVEDEPGVTPAVVEETDETPGVESNVDQTAAQDTTQQDTTQQDTTQQATTQRRGIATTASATDETANAEEPAAVTEDVVEDDETTEGVTESEGVTESEGVTESEGVTESEDATEDATKADTVASENNATQAEETATEADQTEKAKPNARKAKRPQFNLFKPKKTTRVSVPKAEPATTAEPATKPDNDTDDTSEPSDDKAAA